Proteins encoded in a region of the Trypanosoma brucei gambiense DAL972 chromosome 4, complete sequence genome:
- a CDS encoding myosin IB heavy chain, putative produces MAHLDLNKQPMVGVEDLVLLPQLSDKAIMENLKLRHSKDLIYTSIGSVLLSVNPFKNIPNLYSDECVAYFRNGGKGEGSGSYGGPHIFGLAEETYRTMVSDGENQCVIISGESGAGKTEASKHIMRYISAVSGDTEEMQRVKHIILASNPVLEAFGNAKTVRNDNSSRFGKFFEIFFDQMGGPIGGRLSNFLLEKSRVVSQQKGERNFHVFYQMCCGAKPELREKLRLRDPGNFAYLNQGGVHDRSGIDDVRGWEEMLTSMETLMLTPEKQQAIFETLSLILHLGELQFGPPSSASVAGGDSNTLVVSNRDELEFCAGLLGADAAAMEKAFTKRRLAMGANEVVDVPLDAQQCRNTRDAMAKTLYHYLFDFVVDSVNTALGKKQYDLMLGVLDIYGFEVFNKNGFEQFCINYVNEKLQQIFIELTLKVEQEEYVREKIPWEEIKYFNNKVVCDLIEGMQPPGLFPIFDDVCATMAKEKESVADIKMLDKLDAVHAGNRHFNRTERGFFVKHYAGDVHYDADGFTNRNKDTLSPDLIGLLRSVTNRFILDILAETLNEAAEAESAAVSGAGGRKKRSTTAGSKIRQQAGHLVKTLMACNPHYLRTIKSNDEKRADFIDEARVQHQVKYLGLLENLRVRRAGYSYRKHFDKFIKRFKYLSSATFPRPFKGSDRDACAAILKQVGGRLPDGSWQLGQQKLFIRQPQHLSILEELRDAALSDIVYKIQRAWRRYLQNKHGILLKAGMGRMYTKASKVRRADSVFRPYLGEYLDYRTQLAPMHPIVDYDPVGGAWKEYWSDGGKKYYYNYILEQSQWECPREMQQRRILFTATVERVYDHQQALIETDILIVTDMALYLFTERIKSLPPPAEKGPKKKATGSAPIPASSTVQFVLQKRIDLRLLSGLSVTKHADTVLVIHTYQPSVPYRTVICTPIKSTRSCECCGCKLTPATKKQNCPGCGRLCCLKNCLPFSRPLPMLLAGGKDVRVCPNCVSGEPYEPVEDIVLLSPMKTEMVAVLRKAYHQLMGNKLHMNINDSLGYNLFGEEQQRQLTAIPYSSSSDTTITPGGPNTLVVSAPAGITKETIDAIEAAREQRRQAVAEQRRKEEEEERAREAEREREREEEHKRIVEERRRARAAAAEAAEAERLHQENAARERREAEARVVEQRSKR; encoded by the coding sequence ATGGCGCATCTGGACCTTAATAAACAGCCGATGGTTGGGGTGGAGGACCTCGTGCTCCTCCCGCAGCTCTCAGACAAAGCCATCATGGAGAACCTCAAGTTACGTCACAGTAAAGATTTGATATACACGAGTATCGGTTCTGTTTTGCTGAGTGTGAACCCATTCAAGAACATTCCTAATCTTTACAGCGATGAGTGTGTAGCATACTTCCGAAACGGCGGAAAAGGCGAGGGCAGCGGCAGCTACGGTGGGCCACACATCTTCGGTCTCGCAGAGGAGACATACCGCACCATGGTGTCTGATGGAGAGAATCAATGTGTTATCATTTCGGGTGAGTCGGGTGCGGGGAAGACGGAGGCCTCTAAACACATCATGCGGTACATTTCCGCCGTTTCGGGGGATACAGAGGAGATGCAGAGGGTGAAGCACATCATTTTAGCCTCTAATCCTGTACTAGAGGCGTTTGGAAATGCGAAGACAGTGAGAAACGACAACAGCTCTCGTTTCGGGAAGTTCTTTGAAATTTTTTTCGATCAGATGGGTGGTCCTATTGGCGGCCGCTTGTCAAACTTCCTTCTAGAGAAGTCACGTGTTGTTAGTCAACAGAAGGGAGAGCGCAACTTCCATGTGTTTTATCAAATGTGCTGCGGGGCCAAACCGGAGCTCCGCGAGAAGCTTAGGCTGCGGGACCCGGGTAACTTTGCGTACCTCAACCAAGGTGGAGTGCATGACCGCAGTGGCATTGATGATGTGAGGGGCTGGGAGGAGATGCTCACCTCGATGGAAACTTTGATGCTTACGCCTGAAAAGCAGCAGGCCATTTTTGAAACTCTTTCTCTCATCCTGCATTTAGGCGAGCTGCAGTTTGGGCCCCCCTCTTCAGCGTCTGTCGCGGGAGGTGACTCAAACACCCTCGTTGTATCGAACCGTGACGAGTTGGAATTCTGCGCTGGATTACTCGGAGCAGACGCGGCAGCAATGGAGAAGGCGTTCACTAAGCGACGACTTGCCATGGGCGCCAATGAGGTGGTGGACGTTCCATTGGATGCGCAGCAATGCCGCAACACGAGGGACGCAATGGCGAAGACACTCTACCATTATCTCTTCGATTTTGTAGTGGATTCTGTGAACACTGCGCTAGGGAAGAAGCAGTATGATTTGATGTTGGGTGTTCTCGACATTTATGGATTTGAGGTATTCAACAAGAATGGGTTTGAACAGTTTTGTATCAACTACGTCAATGAAAAGTTACAGCAGATATTCATCGAGCTAACTCTGAAGGTCGAACAAGAAGAGTACGTGCGAGAGAAGATACCTTGGGAGGAAATCAAGTATTTTAACAACAAAGTTGTCTGTGATCTTATTGAAGGGATGCAACCACCGGGACTCTTCCCAATCTTCGACGATGTGTGCGCCACGATggcgaaggagaaggagtcTGTTGCTGATATTAAGATGCTTGACAAGCTAGACGCCGTGCACGCGGGAAACCGTCATTTCAACAGGACGGAGCGAGGTTTCTTTGTCAAACACTATGCAGGTGATGTGCACTATGACGCTGACGGTTTTACGAACCGGAATAAAGACACACTCAGTCCCGATCTCATTGGACTCCTCCGCTCTGTGACAAACCGTTTTATACTAGATATTCTTGCAGAGACACTCAATGAGGCGGCGGAGGCGGAAAGTGCTGCCGTTTCGGGTGCCggggggaggaagaaacggTCAACAACTGCGGGGTCAAAGATACGTCAGCAGGCCGGTCACCTTGTCAAGACGCTCATGGCGTGTAATCCTCATTATCTGCGTACTATCAAATCCAATGACGAGAAGAGGGCTGATTTCATTGACGAGGCGAGGGTGCAACATCAGGTGAAGTACTTGGGGCTTCTGGAAAATCTACGCGTGAGGCGGGCCGGTTACAGCTACCGAAAACACTTTGATAAGTTTATCAAGCGCTTTAAGTACCTCAGTTCAGCGACGTTTCCCCGCCCGTTCAAAGGCTCTGATCGCGACGCATGTGCCGCCATTCTTAAACAGGTTGGTGGCCGTCTGCCGGATGGGTCTTGGCAGCTTGGACAGCAAAAGTTGTTCATCCGACAACCGCAACATTTGTCCATCCTCGAGGAACTTCGCGACGCCGCACTCAGTGATATAGTGTACAAGATCCAACGTGCGTGGCGGCGGTACCTGCAGAACAAGCACGGCATTTTATTGAAGGCAGGTATGGGGAGAATGTATACCAAGGCGTCAAAAGTGCGGCGGGCAGACAGTGTTTTTCGTCCTTACCTTGGTGAATATTTAGACTATCGTACTCAGCTGGCGCCTATGCATCCCATTGTCGATTACGACCCCGTGGGGGGTGCGTGGAAAGAGTATTGGAGCGATGGTGGAAAGAAGTATTATTACAATTACATTCTCGAGCAGAGCCAGTGGGAATGCCCGCGGGAGATGCAACAGCGGAGGATTCTTTTCACTGCCACTGTTGAGCGTGTGTACGACCACCAACAGGCATTGATTGAAACGGATATTCTTATTGTAACAGATATGGCTCTGTACCTGTTCACCGAGCGGATCAAGTCGTTACCTCCGCCAGCCGAGAAGGGGCCGAAAAAGAAGGCCACGGGTTCTGCCCCCATTCCGGCTAGCTCGACTGTGCAGTTTGTCTTGCAGAAGCGTATCGATCTTCGTTTACTCTCAGGGCTCTCTGTAACAAAGCATGCTGACACCGTCCTTGTAATTCACACTTATCAACCATCTGTCCCTTACAGAACTGTTATATGCACTCCGATCAAATCAACACGTTCCTGTGAATGCTGTGGATGCAAGCTAACGCCTGCGACGAAGAAACAGAACTGCCCCGGGTGCGGTCGTCTGTGTTGTTTAAAGAACTGCTTGCCGTTTTCTCGGCCGTTGCCCATGCTACTTGCAGGTGGCAAAGATGTGAGGGTTTGTCCGAACTGCGTGAGTGGGGAACCTTACGAGCCTGTCGAGGACATAGTGCTACTGAGCCCAATGAAAACAGAGATGGTGGCAGTTTTACGTAAGGCTTACCATCAGCTAATGGGCAACAAGTTACACATGAATATTAACGACTCACTGGGGTATAACCTCTTCGGAGAGGaacaacagcggcaactgACAGCAATACCCTATTCCTCCAGCTCGGACACAACCATAACTCCTGGAGGCCCTAACACTCTGGTGGTGAGCGCACCCGCGGGAattacaaaagaaacaatagaCGCCATCGAGGCGGCACGagagcagcggcggcaggCCGTAGCCGAGCAGCGacgaaaggaggaggaggaggagcgtgCCCGCGAGGCcgaaagggagagggagcgAGAAGAGgaacacaaaagaattgtGGAAGAGCGCCGTAGGGCGCGTGCGGCTGCTGCGGAGGCCGCTGAAGCGGAACGGTTGCATCAAGAGAACGCTGCAAGGGAACGCCGGGAGGCGGAGGCACGGGTCGTGGAGCAACGGTCAAAGCGGTAA